Below is a window of Candidatus Methanosuratincola sp. DNA.
CTCACCTCATCTCCGGCCGAACATCCTGTATGCTGCCGCGACGAGGACGCCCGCAACGAATCCCCCGATATGTGCCCAGTAGGCAATGCCGCTTCCCGCTCCACCGAAGAGGCTGGAGGCGCCGAAGAAGAGCTGGAGGACGAACCAGAAGCCGAGCAGGGCAAAGGCAGGGAGGGTCGTCATGTAGAAGCCCAGGAGCGTATGGACCCTGGCTCTGGGGAAGAGGACCACATAGGCGCCAATCACGCCAGAGATCGCACCTGAGGCGCCCACCATGGGGATCTGGGAGCCAGGGTCCGTAATGTAGTTGGCATAGGTCGCAACCAAGCCTGCTGAAAGGTAGAACAGCAAGAACTTCATGTGACCGAACCTGTCCTCGACGTTGTCGCCAAATGTGGCGAGGAACCACATGTTTCCGAAGATGTGATCGACACCGGCATGGAGGAACATGCACGTAAAGGCAGTAAGTAGTGAGGGGCGCGCCGGAACGAAGCCGTAGGCGTA
It encodes the following:
- a CDS encoding rhomboid family intramembrane serine protease, which codes for MFPLKDVVERRTFPYITIIMICANVAAFVISLFNFEETVYAYGFVPARPSLLTAFTCMFLHAGVDHIFGNMWFLATFGDNVEDRFGHMKFLLFYLSAGLVATYANYITDPGSQIPMVGASGAISGVIGAYVVLFPRARVHTLLGFYMTTLPAFALLGFWFVLQLFFGASSLFGGAGSGIAYWAHIGGFVAGVLVAAAYRMFGRR